A region of Fibrobacter succinogenes subsp. succinogenes S85 DNA encodes the following proteins:
- a CDS encoding ribonuclease domain-containing protein — protein MPITNKATVTQWNEEKGFGFATANGTKYFVHISALGHPVRPPKVGDTIIIYNFGKTEKGARIEKGILDGVASRDEQVTSPVRKNYRKTKKSKIAVIVAICIALAFAFDIYVVYTTPDDAPRKKKVCLLKENPAEKEYTSRLHVAKYICDNGQLPSNYITKSEGKRLYEQKTGRNFTKWNFNPLTTLGVMIGGDNFDNREGQLPQGTWYEADVDYFGNNRGTNRLIYSSGCNIYYTGNHYKTFNKIEFGN, from the coding sequence ATGCCCATCACAAATAAAGCTACCGTCACGCAATGGAACGAAGAAAAAGGATTCGGTTTTGCAACCGCAAACGGAACAAAATATTTTGTCCATATTTCAGCTTTAGGGCATCCCGTGAGACCGCCTAAAGTCGGTGATACAATCATCATCTACAACTTCGGCAAAACTGAGAAAGGCGCAAGAATCGAAAAAGGAATTCTCGATGGTGTCGCCTCACGAGACGAGCAAGTAACCTCCCCAGTACGCAAAAATTATCGTAAGACGAAAAAATCCAAGATCGCTGTGATAGTCGCGATATGCATTGCGTTAGCATTCGCATTCGACATATACGTAGTTTACACAACCCCCGATGATGCCCCCCGCAAGAAAAAAGTCTGCCTATTAAAAGAAAATCCCGCCGAAAAGGAATACACATCAAGGCTTCATGTTGCAAAGTACATCTGCGACAACGGACAACTTCCTTCAAACTACATCACCAAAAGCGAAGGCAAAAGACTCTACGAGCAGAAAACCGGTCGCAATTTTACCAAATGGAATTTCAATCCTCTCACGACGCTCGGCGTGATGATTGGCGGCGACAACTTCGACAATCGCGAAGGACAACTGCCTCAAGGAACATGGTACGAAGCCGATGTTGATTACTTCGGAAACAATCGCGGCACAAACCGCCTTATCTATAGCAGCGGTTGCAATATCTATTACACCGGCAACCATTACAAAACATTCAATAAAATTGAATTTGGAAATTGA
- a CDS encoding SDR family NAD(P)-dependent oxidoreductase, with translation MKLFENKVVVVTGGAHGIGASIVSEFEKEGANVVYIDIRENPCFVGDLSKKETLEKFAQFVIEKYGHVDVLVNNALPLMKGIDECSYEEFSYALAVGVTAPFYLAKLFAPHFAKGASIINISSSRDRMSQPQTESYTAAKGGIAALTHALAVSFAGRVRVNSISPGWIDTDFKVYEGPDATQQPAGRVGNPLDIANMVLYLASDKAGFITGENICIDGGMTRQMIYHNDCGWKLEG, from the coding sequence ATGAAATTGTTTGAAAATAAAGTGGTCGTGGTGACGGGCGGAGCACATGGGATTGGCGCTTCCATAGTGAGTGAATTTGAAAAAGAGGGCGCGAATGTCGTGTACATTGATATCCGCGAAAATCCTTGTTTTGTCGGGGATCTTTCAAAGAAAGAGACTTTGGAAAAGTTTGCGCAATTCGTCATCGAAAAATACGGTCATGTGGATGTGCTAGTAAATAACGCACTCCCGCTCATGAAAGGTATTGACGAATGTAGCTACGAGGAATTCAGTTATGCGTTAGCTGTCGGCGTGACGGCCCCATTTTACCTCGCAAAACTTTTTGCGCCGCATTTTGCAAAGGGTGCTAGCATTATAAATATCTCGTCATCTCGCGACCGTATGAGCCAACCGCAAACGGAAAGTTATACGGCAGCGAAGGGCGGGATTGCAGCTCTCACGCATGCGCTAGCTGTGAGTTTTGCGGGCCGTGTGCGTGTGAATTCAATTTCGCCGGGCTGGATTGATACGGATTTCAAAGTCTACGAAGGTCCTGATGCCACTCAGCAGCCTGCGGGTCGTGTCGGCAATCCTCTTGATATCGCAAATATGGTTCTTTACCTTGCAAGCGACAAGGCCGGCTTTATCACCGGCGAAAACATCTGCATCGATGGCGGTATGACTCGCCAGATGATTTACCACAATGATTGCGGCTGGAAATTGGAAGGGTAG
- a CDS encoding helix-turn-helix transcriptional regulator, translated as MLEAVKMRLTSKAKNGTVFTFEGKNIPDYLVIFLKSAFPNVEEIKSEDNEESINIMDTDWFKETEARSTPAESLKLLRTTFGYTQQQLADKAGITKQQVSAMERGKEPIGRKMAHRLANALGTSYKNLFW; from the coding sequence ATGTTGGAAGCCGTGAAAATGCGCCTTACTAGCAAGGCAAAAAACGGGACCGTTTTTACATTCGAAGGGAAAAACATCCCCGATTATCTCGTCATATTTTTAAAGTCCGCTTTTCCAAATGTAGAGGAAATCAAGAGCGAAGACAATGAAGAATCCATAAATATTATGGATACCGACTGGTTCAAGGAAACGGAAGCCAGGTCCACTCCCGCTGAAAGCTTAAAGCTTTTGCGAACGACCTTCGGCTACACGCAACAACAGCTGGCAGACAAAGCAGGAATTACAAAGCAACAAGTATCTGCAATGGAACGAGGCAAAGAGCCTATCGGACGCAAAATGGCACATCGTCTCGCCAACGCTCTCGGAACTAGCTACAAGAACCTGTTCTGGTAA
- a CDS encoding MBL fold metallo-hydrolase has translation MKLFDNIFIPFIAALALTVVGCNESKNSTKDSAESKVASNFEAPAKESTLAVEGTKTITLANGAVVTWIQDNEGKKFMPRELFSDASDSLYESLNMPAGLPASVSTFLVKTDGKYILFDAGLGAWGGQLLKRLDALKVNPDSIGLVYLTHFHADHIAGLVKSGGTGKMEKVFKNASVYAGKVEYDAWMNNIPKNDLQKNIMALYKDSLHLFAFGDSLPHGVLAMDAVGHTPGHTAFKISNLLVIGDLMHGYALQKNHPEINSNYDMDKEKSAASRKRIMQYARENKLLMAGMHLPPPGFAK, from the coding sequence ATGAAACTGTTTGACAATATTTTTATTCCTTTTATCGCAGCGCTTGCTTTGACTGTCGTTGGTTGCAACGAATCAAAAAATTCCACGAAAGATTCTGCGGAAAGTAAGGTGGCGTCAAATTTTGAGGCTCCTGCAAAAGAGAGTACGCTTGCTGTTGAGGGAACGAAAACCATTACGCTTGCGAACGGAGCTGTTGTCACCTGGATTCAGGATAACGAGGGTAAAAAATTTATGCCTCGCGAACTTTTCAGCGATGCAAGCGATTCACTTTACGAAAGTTTGAATATGCCGGCAGGGCTCCCTGCTTCTGTCAGCACGTTCTTGGTAAAAACGGATGGTAAGTACATTTTGTTTGATGCTGGTCTTGGCGCGTGGGGCGGACAGCTTTTAAAGCGTCTTGATGCTTTGAAAGTGAATCCGGATTCCATCGGTCTTGTCTACTTGACGCATTTCCATGCAGACCACATTGCAGGTCTTGTGAAAAGCGGTGGCACCGGAAAGATGGAAAAGGTTTTTAAAAATGCTTCCGTTTATGCGGGCAAGGTGGAATATGATGCTTGGATGAACAACATCCCGAAAAATGATTTGCAAAAGAACATCATGGCTCTTTATAAAGATAGTCTTCATTTGTTTGCGTTCGGAGACAGCCTCCCGCATGGAGTGCTTGCGATGGATGCCGTTGGCCACACGCCGGGACATACCGCTTTCAAAATTTCAAACTTGCTAGTAATCGGCGATTTGATGCACGGCTATGCTTTGCAAAAGAATCATCCCGAAATCAATTCCAATTACGATATGGACAAGGAAAAATCCGCTGCAAGCCGCAAACGCATTATGCAATACGCTCGTGAAAACAAACTCCTGATGGCGGGTATGCACTTGCCCCCTCCGGGATTCGCGAAGTAA
- a CDS encoding GNAT family N-acetyltransferase has product MLQFFDVTRDAPWFPQVKALYESAFPANERIPIKHLLDDKIKREFWAFFDKEDGKNAAAPKFCGFSNSITHGSITNIVYFAVVPELRSRGYGSQILQVIREQHPDTRIVVDIEVEEDSKDAEELERRNRRREFYLRNGFGSSPFDYVWQGEHYRLLTAGGTVTEKEFRDFWKEILKNVPGAKYP; this is encoded by the coding sequence ATGCTCCAGTTTTTCGATGTCACAAGAGATGCCCCCTGGTTTCCGCAGGTCAAGGCGCTGTACGAATCGGCGTTCCCGGCGAACGAACGCATTCCAATAAAGCATTTGCTCGACGATAAAATCAAGCGAGAATTTTGGGCATTTTTCGACAAGGAAGATGGCAAGAACGCCGCGGCTCCCAAGTTCTGCGGGTTCTCGAACTCCATCACGCACGGGAGCATTACGAACATCGTCTATTTCGCAGTCGTTCCAGAACTGCGCAGTCGCGGATACGGCTCACAAATTCTGCAAGTCATTCGCGAACAACACCCCGACACACGCATCGTTGTCGATATCGAAGTCGAAGAAGATTCCAAGGACGCCGAGGAACTCGAACGCAGAAATCGCCGCCGCGAATTTTATTTACGCAACGGCTTTGGCTCCTCCCCCTTTGATTACGTCTGGCAAGGCGAGCACTACCGCCTGCTCACCGCAGGCGGCACAGTCACCGAAAAGGAATTCCGTGACTTCTGGAAAGAAATTCTGAAGAACGTCCCCGGAGCAAAGTACCCGTAA
- a CDS encoding GNAT family N-acetyltransferase, whose translation MIIAINKDDPWWEKTRAFAKDCPWLPGRRLAERMSKNDFLDWEKVFVAVHGEDVVGFCVLEENGNTPAQFNCSPFINLVYVGEEFRGERLSKSLIDAALDYAQRLGYKKVYLKSEHHGLYEKYGFKKIADFKPTVGLANQLFEIEISV comes from the coding sequence ATGATAATCGCGATCAACAAAGATGATCCGTGGTGGGAAAAGACCCGCGCTTTCGCGAAAGATTGCCCATGGCTGCCGGGGCGTCGTTTAGCCGAGCGAATGTCAAAAAACGATTTCCTAGACTGGGAAAAAGTTTTCGTTGCTGTACACGGTGAAGATGTTGTCGGCTTTTGCGTTCTCGAGGAGAACGGGAACACTCCTGCGCAATTCAATTGCAGCCCCTTTATTAACCTCGTTTACGTTGGCGAAGAATTCCGGGGAGAGCGGCTATCCAAAAGCTTAATTGACGCAGCGCTTGATTACGCCCAAAGGCTCGGCTATAAAAAAGTTTATCTTAAAAGCGAACATCACGGGCTGTACGAAAAATACGGATTCAAAAAAATTGCAGATTTTAAGCCAACGGTCGGGCTTGCGAACCAACTGTTTGAAATAGAAATTTCAGTTTAA
- a CDS encoding DoxX family protein, whose protein sequence is MKYLKMFCRGLLGLFMTYAGFSHLTIARQEFLAQVPSWFPQNPGFLDFVVLASGVVEILLGLSMIFLYKHKGTVGVLLALFYVAIFPGNISQYVNGISAFGLDTDQARFIRLFFQPVLIAWALWSTDGVQKLKEWRNRYCNKRKESK, encoded by the coding sequence ATGAAATACTTAAAAATGTTTTGTAGGGGTCTGCTAGGGTTATTTATGACCTACGCAGGTTTCAGTCACTTGACCATCGCTAGGCAGGAATTCCTAGCGCAGGTCCCATCGTGGTTTCCGCAGAATCCGGGATTCCTGGATTTCGTGGTATTGGCCTCGGGCGTCGTCGAGATTTTGCTCGGCCTCAGCATGATATTCTTGTACAAGCACAAGGGTACGGTTGGCGTACTGCTTGCTCTGTTCTACGTTGCTATTTTCCCGGGCAACATCAGCCAGTACGTGAACGGCATCAGCGCTTTCGGGCTCGATACTGACCAGGCCCGATTCATCCGCCTGTTCTTCCAGCCGGTATTGATTGCCTGGGCGCTCTGGTCCACTGACGGCGTGCAGAAGCTCAAGGAATGGCGAAATCGCTATTGCAACAAACGCAAAGAAAGCAAGTAA